The Thermodesulfobacteriota bacterium genome includes a region encoding these proteins:
- a CDS encoding CocE/NonD family hydrolase — protein TKTVIDFIQDRPEVDMGRLALMGISFGGYFVTRAASHEPRIKALIPNSPILNLHDYLAAFCGYDPATAPDDMNFTLEDLPNIPDEEFSAELKSRSENLIIRFGQQSFKDTYVYLNEFVVGNAISNIKCPSLALVGSGEGEEPMKQYNEFIQCVSGPVTKHTFTDLEGADSHCQIANPSYSAAVALDWLDDIFD, from the coding sequence ACAAAAACTGTGATTGATTTCATACAAGACAGACCAGAGGTAGATATGGGCAGGCTTGCACTTATGGGTATTAGCTTTGGCGGATATTTTGTTACCAGGGCAGCTTCTCATGAACCAAGAATTAAGGCACTTATTCCAAACTCGCCAATTTTAAACCTGCATGACTATTTAGCTGCATTTTGCGGATATGATCCGGCTACTGCTCCAGATGATATGAACTTTACTCTTGAAGATTTGCCTAATATCCCTGATGAAGAATTCTCAGCGGAGCTAAAATCCAGATCCGAGAATCTTATCATCCGCTTTGGACAGCAATCATTTAAAGACACCTATGTTTATTTGAATGAATTTGTAGTAGGAAATGCAATATCTAATATAAAGTGTCCTTCATTAGCATTAGTCGGCTCTGGTGAGGGTGAGGAACCAATGAAGCAGTATAATGAATTTATACAATGTGTTTCAGGACCTGTAACCAAACACACTTTTACTGATCTCGAGGGAGCTGATTCTCATTGTCAGATCGCAAACCCCTCATACTCAGCAGCAGTAGCGCTTGATTGGCTTGATGATATTTTCGATTAA
- a CDS encoding N-acetylmuramoyl-L-alanine amidase-like domain-containing protein, with amino-acid sequence MKINYKATTLALIFSLLVPFYAYSQRNVEIIELGRWNENRLSQMVSQKPDTTQSQVDYISGRFLGTPYKASTLTGDINTPEIFTINLRGMDCFTYLDYVEALRLSNNYDEFTPNVKDIRYRDGKVSFQNRNHFFSDWPIENKENIIDVTYQVAGGSAVGVEKSLNLKEDGSTFLPGIAISKRELYYIPSSKVDEQVIAKLRTGDYVGMYTDIDGLDVTHTGIIIKKDDGIYLRHASSKKSSHKVVDEDFVEYIENVPGIIVYRPK; translated from the coding sequence ATGAAAATAAACTATAAAGCCACTACATTAGCATTAATATTCTCATTGCTAGTACCATTTTATGCTTATTCACAAAGAAATGTGGAAATAATTGAACTTGGCAGATGGAATGAAAACAGACTTTCTCAAATGGTTAGTCAAAAGCCTGATACCACTCAGTCACAAGTGGATTATATATCAGGGCGGTTTCTAGGGACGCCATATAAGGCTTCTACCTTAACTGGGGATATAAATACCCCAGAAATCTTTACAATTAACCTAAGAGGCATGGATTGCTTTACATATCTAGACTACGTAGAAGCTCTTCGATTATCTAACAATTATGATGAATTTACTCCTAATGTGAAAGATATAAGGTATAGAGACGGCAAAGTTTCATTTCAAAACAGAAATCACTTTTTCTCAGACTGGCCCATAGAAAACAAGGAAAATATTATTGATGTCACATACCAAGTTGCAGGGGGAAGTGCTGTTGGGGTAGAGAAGAGTCTTAACCTAAAAGAAGACGGCTCAACTTTTCTTCCTGGAATTGCAATTTCAAAGCGTGAGCTTTATTACATACCATCTTCTAAAGTAGATGAGCAAGTTATCGCAAAGCTCAGAACCGGGGATTATGTTGGTATGTATACCGACATAGATGGCCTTGATGTCACCCATACAGGGATAATTATTAAAAAAGACGACGGAATCTATCTTCGCCATGCATCATCTAAAAAGAGCAGCCATAAAGTAGTTGATGAAGACTTTGTAGAATATATAGAAAATGTACCTGGAATAATCGTATACAGACCCAAATAA